The DNA window aaaaaaaaaataatttgatataattgagCTTTTATGAGTCTAAATTAGAGTtcaattacatgtttttttaagggtgaaagttgatttaaaagaaaatagactAAAATAACAAAAGCTGGTAAAATTGATGGTAGGtatgaaatttatttgaaaatttcatttttgtccTTTATCTTTTAAAGCAATTAGGTTATCATGTctctataattttcaaaaaatatattctgacaccaaattttattttattttttatttttttgggtggaGGAAAGAGAAGAGGTCACTGGATTCCagcttagagaaaaaaaattatcgttgaaaaatatttaaactaccaaaatgtataatttttgtgtcaaaatatttcatataatgAGGGGAGTTAAGATTaggtatttttttactttgaaaacaattaaaaacatattgaagctcgagaagattttttatttcaggttttgggcaggttttttgtgtttttggaggcTATGATTTGGTTTAACAGGGTTACTAAAGTGTTTCCTAATTTTTTTGGGTAAACCACGGGTTAAAATGgatttttgaaaggaaaaaactcTGGATCCTATTTTTCCAGCCACCACAGTGGTCGGTTTCTGGGATCTTAGACGATATgtcatcattttaaaaaaaatacatgttgcccgcctttttaactaaaaacaataaaagcttGCGCACAGGCCCTTTCTATTTGGGTCAGAAGCATGGTTTggcctcattttttttcttttttaaaatttttttaaattaatattttttttatatgcattttttaaaaaattaaatcaatattttaattaataccccttctctaaaattgttttttcttatttagatttttttaaaatagtaattatttttaattatattggatgtgtttaatttgttaagAAATTAGTATGACtcatctgtaatttttttaatgtattttatttagatttaagtgttttttttataattatttgaatatgtgtagccttacataatattttttttattttattaaataaatttcatatgTATGTTGATctctattataaattaatttaataaacaaatttattaaacacaactaGCTAAAAAACTCGTGTtacgatattaaatatcttgatttgtctctcaatttttccacttataattttatttatcattaatgacttttcttttatttttttacacaatagttcatgatttatttaattggatgcatgcataaatttttcaatttacatttatgattttttaatgtaaaaaaatgtgttgaaaatttatattgttcAATTTGTTTATCATGTattagtgtttttaatttaattattattcttatgatttcttttttttcattaacctttttataaaaatttatttgtttttaatttcaatcttcAATACAAGTGgatagtgtattttttttttcccttattcttttagtttttgttttctttttcttaatgtttttgttcttttcagtttaaaactcaaaatgaaaatttaatgttgccctttaatttattctttatttcaaatttaacctttatttttttaattttgaagtttttatttgtaattttttttttttcattcttcagATTTTCATTTCGCAGggattaagcttcataattatATCATGTATAGTGCTTCAAGTCTGATGACCTGGGTAAAGggttaacatctttttttttcttattttctttttcaatatcgtcattcaatattgtttttttttaaatggttttgtggtttttttcggtttcttTTTCTATCGAATTATTCTGATATCATGGTCTAGAACACAACTTTGTCACGTTAGTCCGAACTAGCTCGCCCTATAATTTCTAGATTACATCTCTACCAAGATGGCTCGGGTTGGCCTGgcctcattcaatttttttttttttagttttgatttttttttaatttataacttttttatatttttaaaaataatttttaagtttgtatttcacttctttgtgatttttttcttacttatctttttttaaatactgatattttttttattatattggatATGTTTAACTTTTTAAGAGATTAGTatgattcatttataatttttatatatttcttatatattaaatatatttttaaaaataaaaattatttatttcttataatatttttaatatatgtagctttgcatagtatttttattattattattttattcaataaatcttATATGTGTGTcgatttctattttaaattgattttaattaacaaaatcattaaacacAACCAATTAAATGACCTGTAatgcgatattaaatatcttgatttacatttgtctttcagttttttcaattttgattttgtttaaaaagaaaCTATATAGCCAGAATCGGTTTGTtggtgtgtttttttctttttttttattaaacttgactttttttcatttatttcttttatcatattgtaaaaaaaaaagtttcagaaaaaaaccttgttattaaactttataaaatccaTGGACATATTCATTGGTTTGACTAGTTGATATGGTTCGTAAATCTGGcgagtttaattattttttattttttaattattttttaaaatctcagtATTAGCTTGGTATTTGATTTTGTGgttgtatatttttgttatcatttagttaaataaaaaaaaatatttaaaaaaaaacaaattataatcttaTTGAGTCCATAATTCGGTTCATAGGTTTGGCGTGCTAGCCTGAGTTATCCAATTCATAAGTTTGACGAGTTCATTCACTaactgaatatgtttttttttatcctttaattattataatttttttaattttatcttttaatattagattggtttgaaaataaataaaattatttattttatttttatttatatagaattattgttgtcttaaatattttttatttttatttatataggattattatataattaaaaaaaaattaaaaagatattattgagAGACTGAGAttgtcattattttaataattgtttttttaaaaaaaaagacttagaCAAGTTTTTAGCTAAAAGTAGACAAATAGATCACAAGGTTTCAAGATTTATGgtacaaaaattatttacacTGAGCTCAGACTAATATACTAgcacaaaaatatttaacccacctgattttgttttaaactctctaaaaaaaaaggtcGAAAATAATCATATTCTACCTAGATGATCTTAAGTTGTTTCTTCAAATCGACTAGATTTTATCCTGTCAACTCCCACCAactttaatttgaaaacaagCTTAAGCCTAGAGCCAAATCGGACGCTACGGAACTGTTTACACAACCAAACACCTGAGCATCGAGCGCATGGGCAATAGCCACAAAAACCAGCACCCGTCACATTCAGGTGATGTCCAACCAAACCAATGATTGAAATAAGTAACAAATATTGACCAGCTGAAAGATTATCCAATGGTTAAGTTCAGGCAATGTGCCATGTTGTTTTAGCCACAAATATTGACTAGGAAAACAGATCCCGGGCCTCCAATCAGGTGCAGGCCTAACAGTATCTGCTTACACAAGAGATGAGATCTGATCATCAGGTTATCATTGTGTTGGCGACTTATAACATATGACAGCTACCACGCCACCTAAAATTATCCCCTTTCACAATTTCTAGCTTTGTGGCATTGCAGCATTTAGATGACCATATCTTTGCATTACTCTCTTGGTAGCTAAAGCTGCTGCCTCGCTTGCACGAAATGTGCCGGTAGCCATGATCGCAGCGAATTCGCGGCCGATCTCCTCCTGTACTTTGTTTCGTGCATCCCCAAGAGGATCTCCTCCATTGACTGTAGTCTTCCCCTTGGCTTCTGCAGATTTGACTGTGCCcgatgttttgtttggtttggtatCAACAGATTTGACTTTGACATCAGCCTCTTTAACGATTACTTTTGTGGAAGGGCTAGGACCACTGGCCGTGGATTTATCAACAGTAACTGTTGCAGCCTGTGAAGACTGCGCCATTGAAGGAGGCCTGAATTGTGGAACTTGCGGGACAGCCCCTGCTCTCAGTGTTGACTCCAGATTTTGTATCATGGGCACTACAGCATAAAAATAAGCATGGTATGTTAAGAGTTAAATGCCACGAGCAGTAAAGTTGCATGCGCAATCGCTATCCACTAGCATGAGCCTTGTCGGCAGACAAAATCTAGTATGAATCCACTATCCCACCATGATATTTGAGACTTTATAACACATTACTAAGTTCtctaaaagaaaatcatttacaGCTATTTGACCCCAAACGAGGGTTTTTCTCCTGGAGAGTAAAAAAAGGGGTTAAAGAGCATCTATGGACCTGCGCTAgttcattcaaaattcaaaacaaaacaaaaaaaaaagaggaaaggaaaaggaatcaGGGTAATTCATTGAACAACTCTCTCTCACCCTATCTGCATTTCGATTCAACAGAATAAGTAAATGACTTGCATAATCAAGACTAAGTTAGATCAACTCACTTATAAGAGCACCCATTGGACTGTTCATGACTTCATTGGGTAGCTGAATAATATATTCTGGAATGGTCACACCCACCAAAAACTGGGCAACCTCATTGCTGAAGTTGTTGCAGTTGTGAGTAAGTAAACTATAAGTCTCAGCAGAGTAACGGGAACTAATTTCCTGCAGATACTCTTCAAATACATCCTGGGGTACATGTGTGATACCCAAATCAACCACTTTAATTGGCGTTCCATATGGAGTTGTTCCAGAAGGCAAATGTTGTATACCTCCCCCAAAGAAGTATTCATTACCGTACACCACAACTCCTGTGTGCCTGTGAtgaaatacaaaacaataaagTCAGATACAAAGCCACATAACACTAAAGCTTGAAGGTTCATAACAACTCATGCAAGACTTTAATAAAATGAAGTTCAGGATCATTTTACATCCCTGCATAATAGACTGCACAATGTACCAAATGTTGTTTACAAGTTATCAAAGAAGGAATTCCAAAAAAACATAGTAGAATTCCAGAAAAAATTTGGTTCATATTTACTTCATATCTcaaaacagttttaaaatataaatacagcTAAATTGGGTACGTCGTCAATGATTAAGGGCAGAAGATGCCTATGATAGAACGAAACCTTctccatctatatatatattgaaaataaatgaccatttaaaaaatgaattgaataagCCACTTAGGCATTCCCCAGCAAGGGATGCATGCACATAATTCACTTCTAAACTGTTAAAATTATTCCATAAGGGGAAAAAAGAGCACAAATATCCACCAAAACAGTAAGTCTTCACTTATCCACCTCAACATTTGTATCGTAAAATGAGGTTAGCTCAAATTCCAATTACACTACTCGCATTCTACTTTATATTAAAGTAAGTACAAGATACATGCTCACTGCAGAGGAGGTTATTTCAAGCATCCGAGATCTTCAACACATCATTCTCATTCGAGAAACTTACCAGATTCCATCAATGGCCTTCCCCAAAAACGCTGTCGAGAGTTGCCGTGCCAATCCTTGGCTGAGATCATACACATTCAAAGTAACCTTGTAACCCTCCTACCATCAGTAAATCAAAGTTCTGACTCAATAACCAATGTAAAAAGCCACTGCCACAACTCACATGCATACCTCTAATACAACAtgcaatgaaaaacaaagagcaTGACAGACAACATCTTACCTCAGCCATCTCTCACAATATTTCACCGACTATAAGTAGCAAAAAGTTCTGTCAACCAATGAATGATAATCTGTTCCAGTCACAATCCAACAGCACAAGCATTCATTTAAAACCAATATGATACAAAATTAGCAATACCAATTTACAAAAAATCCAAGGTATAACTTGAAAAGTCAGAATTCTTCGGTATATCCAAAGTTGCACCCGATACTCTCACATGATGATGGGGCCATGAATTCTCatggtagtgattatttttcaaaatatttttcggtCATAAAtacaacaaatattttttttaaaaaaaaaaaaattatttttaatatcatcacttcaaaatccaaaaatataaaaataaattaattttataacaaaaaaaatcaatttttatagaaataCAATTTCAAACGGCTCTTTTGTGTATGTTTGACATTATGATATTACGgttataacttttaaaaaataaaacttcaaattataaCTTTTTCTCACTGAGTTTCTAAAagcaaaattatattatttattaaatacttTCAAATCTGTGGTGGAAAAAACACAACGGCACCGCAACGTAGAAGCAAACAGAGCCTAAACTCCCAGTATACCTAATAATTTCTCGAACACGAGtgcacgaggacttcccagttCCCACATGCTACATTCTAGAGtttacaagaagaaaaataaaagtttaacccttaattcatttcattaatgaaataaaaattgaaaacaaaaacacagaAAATCGTATCGTCATTTAGAACAAAAGATTAAACAGCAGCACTTCAAAATTACACAGATctacaagaaaaaattagataattaaaaataaaaatcaaagagcCAAAGACAACGGAGAGAAACGCATCTACGTACAATTAAACCTAAGATTCAAGTcttaaattaagaaacaaaataaatcaaagaaaaatgaagacgAGAGAGGAGAGAAGGGACCAAAGGATTACCTGATGAAAGGTAAGATTTTAAGGAAAAGTCTCTTTGCCTGGCCTCAACGATGCATACAAGGAAAGGCAGGGGAAGGAATTTATACCATACAATTGACCTCCCGAATCGAGAACTTTCCTCTCTTTTCATCTTGTTCTATGAGTTTCTAGAACTCCCTCGCCAATTCTTGCTCGACACGTGGATGCGGTCGGTGGTTCGTTTTTTCCTCCTcacgttttttttaaaaagaacgaaatgaaatgaaaaatctaaTTCAAACACTAGAAGTTGACATACGGAACGATGATGTGTGTAGCATTTTTACTTTAGaggaaagtttttttatcaattctatagttttttcaattaaaaaaaaatagggaaatgtatttattagatataaactttataaaatgCACATAagggttttgtttaatttaaattaaaaataacaaagaaatcataaaatattaggttaatcaaactagatttttatttttatttttaatattgaattttgtaggataaaattctgaaaaaaaatattaataaaaagacttgcaaagaaaaaaaacaataacaaaaagaatagGGATAAAActtcttaagaaaaaaagcgcaaggatgatgagatttgaaaaaaaaaaatatttcagacAAAATAAGTAGTAATTAACAAAATAGAGAACAAatttgttagataaaaaaatcatgaggggtgaaattgaaaaacatctaTAGTTTGtgtcataatctatttttagGTTATTCCTCAAATTCAccttttctcttccaaaaataaaaaaaaatattcggactaaaaacaaaaaattcaaaaaataataacaataaaaagaggaTGTCatagcgctcagaaaatggttagAAATTAGTTGAGGAGGctcaaaaattcaaagattaaaatttgacagtatattttttacaGATAAAGAGccttgttgacaaagaaaattcaatttgaagaagaaaggtccaaaaacaaatatttatacactcaattaaatgttattggaggtttaattgaatttatgaagggtttgattgcaagaaaaattgatttttaagttaatttaggctttaattggaagaaattaaagtcttggggttaaattagaattttttagagttgatttggtcaaatcaagagcttaattgcataaatattgaagttttatggccaattagggactagattgaagaaatccaaaactaagGATCAAACTGGAAAAGGCGTGTAAATAGAGAGActaaaattaaccaaatcatgggtcaaattgaagaaattagaagtttattgatcgaTTAAGAgtcaaattgaataaatctGAAACCAAGAACCAAAAGGGAAATGGGCGCTGAAATCTGGGGCTTGAATTGAAGTTcttcaggggtgaaattgaacaaaattgaaagtttaaagcCAATCAAGAGTGTAATTAAAGATAAGtcacaaattgaaggactaaagcATAATTGGCAGAAAAGtaactattcatcttcttctctagCGAGGTTGCCCTAGGGGCCTCCTTCCCAAGGCGTTTGACACCTCGTTTCTTCCCCAAATTAGATGAAACCTGCACGAAAATGATCTTATGATACCTGACTACACGCTAGTATAAACCTTTCGGGCTTATCGAGGTTGCAGAGGCGGTGCCACCGCCCCAAAGTAGTCAACCCGACCAGCCATTTTCCTGCACAAAACTGGCAGTTCATCATTATTTCTTTGAAGCAATGGTTGGAGTGCTTTCGGGTCGAACCAAAGGTCGACATTTGGCACTAGAAGAGACAAAGTGTCCCTTTTCCACCACCTATAAATAGATGTGATTTTCATGCTC is part of the Populus trichocarpa isolate Nisqually-1 chromosome 2, P.trichocarpa_v4.1, whole genome shotgun sequence genome and encodes:
- the LOC7488626 gene encoding uncharacterized protein LOC7488626, with translation MAEEGYKVTLNVYDLSQGLARQLSTAFLGKAIDGIWHTGVVVYGNEYFFGGGIQHLPSGTTPYGTPIKVVDLGITHVPQDVFEEYLQEISSRYSAETYSLLTHNCNNFSNEVAQFLVGVTIPEYIIQLPNEVMNSPMGALIMPMIQNLESTLRAGAVPQVPQFRPPSMAQSSQAATVTVDKSTASGPSPSTKVIVKEADVKVKSVDTKPNKTSGTVKSAEAKGKTTVNGGDPLGDARNKVQEEIGREFAAIMATGTFRASEAAALATKRVMQRYGHLNAAMPQS